One Candidatus Caldatribacterium sp. genomic window carries:
- a CDS encoding tetratricopeptide repeat protein translates to MPIRVVENIAPPLEEDFEELLKRGDAFLKEGDLEKAKWCFERAKEKGREHFILWNGLGVLAYHRGSYKEAEKLLRRAVALNPEYAEGWNNLGAAYFAQKKFSDAKAAFARALKLCPDLRDAQENFLWISQKIFGASFPSLSLCMIARNEEKNLPRVLSSVQGLVDEIVLVDTGSSDRTPEIARSFGARVYHFAWCDDFAAARNEALKYARGEWILVLDADDEMDRGDLARLRALLSVTDATGLMLPIRSPLDPEGRNVMTNYLVRVFRKDPRIRFRRRIHETVEGVIVSLGGIIHRLTTISILHHGYKDAGRVTEKVNERNFRILLEALRENPKDPDILAYLGKAYLFRGEKKIARALFEKMLKISQGKGFLALSTHLDLAFMEEDVEKALEYLKKVEDIDPYLPDLWYVYGKVYQKGEKWQEALEAFEKVTSVDTTKSTSLMTFFRVDVADLYVSLAQCAAMVGDKDKAESYARKALEYFPDNPGVLNNLAVALIESGRFDEAEEYLEKAVALSPRDGTVLGNFLQLLVEKGNIEKAKAYLLRLKENLENR, encoded by the coding sequence TTGCCGATACGGGTTGTCGAAAACATTGCTCCTCCCCTTGAGGAGGACTTCGAGGAGCTTTTGAAGAGAGGAGATGCTTTCCTCAAGGAGGGGGACCTTGAGAAAGCAAAATGGTGCTTTGAGAGGGCAAAAGAGAAAGGAAGGGAACATTTTATTTTATGGAATGGCCTTGGGGTTCTGGCTTACCATCGGGGGTCCTACAAGGAGGCAGAGAAGCTCCTTCGCCGGGCTGTTGCGCTTAACCCCGAGTATGCTGAAGGGTGGAATAACCTCGGAGCGGCGTACTTTGCCCAGAAGAAATTCTCGGATGCCAAGGCGGCTTTTGCCCGAGCTCTGAAGCTCTGTCCTGACCTCCGGGATGCCCAGGAGAACTTTCTCTGGATTTCCCAAAAAATCTTTGGAGCCTCTTTTCCTTCCCTGAGCCTCTGCATGATTGCCAGAAACGAGGAGAAGAACCTCCCCCGGGTGCTCTCTTCAGTCCAGGGGCTTGTGGACGAGATAGTTCTTGTCGATACCGGGTCTTCAGACCGGACTCCGGAAATTGCCCGCTCCTTTGGGGCTCGGGTTTACCACTTTGCGTGGTGCGATGATTTTGCGGCTGCCCGAAATGAGGCACTGAAGTACGCTCGAGGGGAGTGGATTCTTGTCCTTGATGCCGATGATGAAATGGACCGAGGTGACCTTGCGCGGCTTAGGGCGCTCCTTTCGGTTACCGATGCCACGGGGCTTATGCTTCCCATCCGAAGCCCCCTTGATCCTGAGGGGCGGAACGTGATGACGAACTACCTCGTTCGGGTTTTCCGCAAGGACCCCCGAATCCGTTTTCGGCGAAGGATTCACGAAACAGTGGAGGGAGTGATTGTGTCCTTAGGAGGGATAATCCACCGCCTCACCACGATTTCCATCCTCCACCATGGATATAAGGACGCAGGGAGAGTGACCGAGAAAGTCAACGAGCGGAACTTTCGCATCCTCCTTGAGGCGCTTCGGGAAAACCCAAAAGATCCTGATATCCTTGCCTATCTTGGGAAGGCGTATCTCTTCCGGGGGGAGAAGAAAATTGCCCGAGCCCTCTTTGAGAAGATGCTCAAGATTTCCCAGGGAAAGGGCTTTTTAGCCCTTTCGACGCACCTTGACCTGGCCTTTATGGAAGAAGACGTAGAGAAAGCCCTTGAGTACCTGAAAAAAGTTGAGGATATCGACCCGTACCTTCCAGACCTCTGGTACGTGTACGGGAAGGTGTACCAGAAAGGGGAAAAGTGGCAGGAGGCTTTGGAAGCCTTCGAGAAGGTCACCTCTGTGGACACTACAAAGAGTACCTCCCTGATGACCTTTTTCCGGGTTGATGTGGCTGACCTTTACGTTTCCCTTGCCCAGTGTGCAGCCATGGTGGGAGACAAGGATAAAGCAGAAAGCTACGCCCGGAAAGCCTTAGAGTACTTTCCCGATAATCCTGGAGTGCTCAATAACCTTGCAGTTGCCCTTATTGAGAGCGGGCGCTTCGATGAAGCTGAGGAATACTTAGAGAAGGCTGTAGCCCTTAGCCCAAGGGACGGGACAGTCCTTGGGAATTTTCTGCAGCTCCTTGTGGAAAAGGGAAATATTGAAAAGGCTAAAGCCTACCTTCTCCGCCTCAAAGAAAATCTCGAGAACAGGTAA